From one Cyanobacterium stanieri PCC 7202 genomic stretch:
- a CDS encoding hypothetical protein (KEGG: cyt:cce_4425 hypothetical protein~SPTR: Putative uncharacterized protein): MNIPKLSRHTQFNNTGGEQYLFDHLVYCVKTESPEKVIERFNRLFIQAQGYEDQKVWECLAHIIGNPHSSEQFPLILNRCCHILVNSWQLSPQTQGYIVDLVNSFEYVPKSLHRGYLRSFSEQLRECVREFIHSEYYKQLKRLANVIGEGKIRKGEKKEEVVGNLISRYPYLYDHCLLGVGSSQEQQETVYKVKHELERKFETNLSRFVTYQLRVAQKKETGEAFDSRIITPVENPTLLSKRDLGRSLKQYVGVAENGYSYKELSRSFITHTEGVRNYQIFKDNLYEYITQSIEGKYGKNSFNKRLYDQFQGLYPQYNNKKPDEFLKMRTYSQLFNYLIVESPQNPNHLIFMDMISNMGTTKTVGLFLKLALTCSKIKPYLEKRFSILFNHYESFTKDGAMWLVRSLEKVNVAFSVNFSNVDMSFLKRLYLPGR; encoded by the coding sequence GCGGAGAACAATATCTTTTTGATCATTTAGTCTATTGTGTCAAAACCGAATCCCCCGAAAAAGTAATCGAAAGATTTAATCGGCTATTTATTCAGGCACAAGGTTATGAAGATCAAAAAGTGTGGGAATGTTTAGCTCATATTATCGGTAATCCTCACTCATCAGAACAATTTCCCCTCATTCTCAACCGCTGTTGCCATATTCTCGTCAACAGTTGGCAATTATCCCCCCAAACTCAGGGATATATTGTGGATTTGGTTAACTCTTTTGAATATGTACCCAAAAGCCTCCACCGTGGTTATCTGCGCAGTTTTAGTGAACAGTTAAGAGAATGTGTTAGAGAATTTATCCATAGTGAATATTATAAACAATTAAAACGTCTTGCTAATGTCATCGGTGAGGGCAAAATTAGAAAGGGCGAAAAAAAGGAAGAGGTTGTCGGTAATCTAATTAGTCGTTATCCTTACCTTTATGATCATTGTTTATTAGGAGTAGGCAGTAGTCAAGAACAACAGGAAACCGTCTATAAAGTGAAACATGAACTAGAAAGAAAATTTGAAACCAATCTTTCTCGTTTTGTGACTTATCAATTGAGGGTGGCACAGAAAAAAGAAACTGGAGAAGCCTTCGATAGCCGTATTATTACTCCTGTGGAAAACCCTACCCTACTAAGCAAAAGAGATTTAGGACGTAGTTTGAAACAATATGTAGGAGTAGCAGAGAATGGTTATTCTTACAAAGAATTATCCCGTAGCTTTATTACCCACACTGAAGGGGTGCGCAATTATCAAATTTTTAAAGATAATCTCTATGAATATATTACCCAATCCATTGAGGGTAAATATGGCAAAAACAGCTTTAATAAGAGACTTTATGATCAATTTCAGGGTTTATATCCTCAATATAATAACAAAAAACCCGATGAGTTTTTGAAGATGCGCACCTATAGTCAACTTTTTAATTATTTAATTGTGGAAAGTCCGCAAAATCCTAACCATTTAATTTTTATGGACATGATTAGTAATATGGGTACAACAAAAACCGTTGGTTTATTCCTCAAATTAGCTCTAACTTGTAGTAAAATTAAGCCCTATTTGGAAAAAAGATTTTCTATTTTATTTAACCATTATGAGTCTTTTACCAAGGATGGGGCCATGTGGTTAGTGAGGAGTTTAGAAAAGGTGAATGTTGCTTTTAGTGTAAATTTTAGCAATGTTGATATGTCTTTTCTCAAGCGTCTTTATCTACCGGGAAGATAG